GCGGCGGCACCACCCAGCCTGCGCGGCCAAGGCCTTCGATGAGCACGTCGCGGCGCTTGCGGTAGGTGTCCACGATTTCGGTCACGCATTCCTGCGGGCCGTTCAGGGCCACGGTGGCCGCAATCTGGATGGGCTGGAAGTGGCCGTAGTCGAGGTAGCTCTTGATGCGGGTAAGTGCGTAGACCAGGTCGCGGTTGCCCACGCAGAAGCCCATGCGCCACCCGGCCATGGAGTAGCTTTTGGACATGGAGAAGAATTCCACGCCCACGTCCTTTGCGCCTTCGGCCTGCATGAAGCTGGGCGGCATGTGCCCGTCGAAGGCAAGGTCCGCGTAGGCGAAGTCGTGGATGACGTAGATCTTGTGTTCCTTGGCGAAGTCCACGACCTTCTGGAAGAATTCCGGCGCGGCTATCTCGCAGGTGGGGTTGTGCGGGTAGCTGATGAACAGCAGCTTGGGCTGCGGCCAGGTCTGGCGGGTGGCCACCAGCAGGTCTTCGAAGAAGTCGCGCCCGCGCCCGATGGGAATGCGCCGCACGTCGGCCCCGGCAATGATGGGGGCATAGGTGTGGATGGGGTAGGTGGGGTCCGGCGCGAACACCACGTCGCCGGGCGACAGCATGGCCAGCGACAGGTGCGAAAGCCCTTCCTTGGCGCCCATGGTGGCCACGGCTTCGGTGTCCGGGTCAAGGTACACGCCGAAGCGGCGCATGTACCAGTCGCAGATGGCCTTGCGCAGGTTGGGGATGCCGCGCGACACCGAGTAGCGGTGGTTCACGCCCTTGCCCGATGCTTCCACCAGCTTGTCCACGATGTGCTGGGGCGTGGGGATGTCGGGGTTGCCCATGCCAAGGTCGACGATGTCCACGTTCTGGCGACGCAGCTGCATCTTCAGTTCGTTCACCGTCGCGAAGACATAGGGAGGCAGACGGTGCATGCGCGGAAACTGATTCATGGCGAAGTTCTCCGTGGTTGAAACGAAAAGAGGCGGCAGCGCCGCCTCGAACCAACGGCGCAAGCCTGCGTCACCGAGCGGCGGTTGCCGCGGTGGCGGCCGCGGCGGTAGCGGCGGCGGTGGTGGCGATGGTAGCGGTCCGGTCGAGGTGGGACATGCCGATGACTCTTGTGGTGGAGAATGGCCGTGTATACATTGCGCGTGCGCCGCGTGCCGGTGCGCCGGACGTGTGGTGGACGCCGTGCGCGGAAAGGACAGCCCGTACGAATGATCCGGGCGAATGATCCGGACAAACGGTCCGGACAAGGCATTCTGACAGGCGGCGAGGCTACCGTGGGTTGCGGTGTCGGTGGTTTGTACTGCAAAAAAGAAATGCCGGTCAATACGCCTAGCTGTGATGAATACGGCTAGTCTGCGATGAATGTGGACTGGTTGGCCGAACGGTGCCGGGGGATGCATGAACGACGATACGCGGCATACGCGGCGGGTGTACCTGGTGGGGCCGCGCGCCAGCGGCAAGACCACGGTGGGCAAGGCCCTGGCCGCTCGCGCCGGATGGAATTTCGAGGATACCGACGCCACGGTCACCGCCACGGCGGGCATGACCGTGGAGCAGATCGTGGAGCGCGAAGGCTGGGATGGCTTTCGTCGGCGCGAAACCGAGGCCCTGCGCGCCACCCTTGGCCGTGACGGGTTGGTGGTGGCCACCGGCGGCGGCATGGTGCTGGCGGAAGAAAACCGGCGCCTGCTGCGCGAAGGGGGCCTTGTGGCCTACCTGTGCGGCAGCGTGGACCTGCTGGCCGGACGCCTTGCGCGCGACCCGCTGGCCGCGCAGCGCCCCTCGCTGACCGGGCGGCCCATCGCCGACGAGGTGGCTGAGGTGCTGGCTGTGCGCGAGCCCTTGTACCGCGAATGCGCCCGCGCGGTGCTGGATGCCGGGGGCGACCTGCGGTCGCTGGTGGAGCGGCTGGTCAGTCTGATGGAAGAATAATGCACGGCCATCTCTCCGGGCCGGGTGGGCACATGCCCGGTCTTCCGGGGCCTTGGGCGGTTCCGGATTGCCGCGCCCCTTGCCATGCCCGCCCCCACGGGGGCATACTGGCATTCCGTGCCGTGGCAGCGCGCGGCGGCCATGTCCCTTGCCCTGTTTTTGCCTTCGCCGTGTCCAGCCTTCGCAGCGTTCGTTCGTGAGGTCGCCATGCAGATTCGCAAGATACTCGTCCCCGTGGATGGTTCCGACTACTCGCAGCGCGCGGCGGAATACGCCGCCGACTTCGCGAAGCTGGTAGGGGCAGAGGTGGTGCTGCTCATCTGCCGCATGTCCATCCCGCCCATTCTCGGGCAGGTGGCCTACGACCAGGCCCGCAATTCGCTGGTGGCCCAGGCCGAGGAAGTGCTGGAACCCTGCCGCCGCCTGCTGCGCGAGCGCAACGTGCCCTTTGCCGACCGGGTGCTGGAAGGCAAGGTGGAAGTGGCCATAGTGGACGCCGCCGACTACGAACGCTGCGACCTGATCATCATGGGTTCGCGCGGGCATTCGGAGTTGGAAGGGCTGCTGCTGGGCAGCGTCACCCACCGGGTGTTGCAGATGGCGTCGTGTCCGGTGATGGTCATCCGCTAGGGGCCGGTTCCGCAACCCTTGCGGTGTGTTGCGCCTGACAGCGCCGTTCTCGTCGGCATAGGTTTCATCTTTTCCGGTTCACAGGAGTACCCATGAGCGGCAACACCTTCGGTCGCATCTTCCGGCTGACCACCTACGGCGAATCGCACGGCCCCGGCCTTGGCGGCGTGGTGGACGGCTGCCCCGCCGGGGTGCCGCTGGACGAATCGATCATCCAGCGCGAACTGGACCTGCGCCGCCCCGGCAACGCATCCGCCGGTCTTGCAGGCACCGCACGCAAGGAACCGGACACCGTGCGCCTGCTTTCCGGCGTGTTCGAGGGGGTCACCACCGGCACCCCCATCGGCTTCCACATCGCCAACGAAGACCAGCGCTCGCGCGACTACGGCGACCTGGCCAAGCTGTACCGCCCCGGCCACGCGGACATCACCTACGACGCCAAGTACGGCCTGCGCGACTTTCGCGGCGGCGGCCGGGCATCGGGGCGCGAGACCGTCTCGCGCGTGGCGGGTGGCGCCGTGGCCCTTGCCCTGCTGGCCATGCACGACATTTCGGTGCGCGCCTACACCGTGGAGATCGGCGGCGTGCCCGCCGACGTCGTGGACCCGGCGGGCGCGCAGGAGCGGATGTTCTTTTCGCCCGACCCGGACGTGGTGCCCGCGTGGGAATCGCTGGTGCACGACGTGCGGGCCGAGGGCGACACCCTGGGCGGCATCGTGCAGGTGGAGGCCACCGGCGTGCCTGCGGGCCTCGGTGAGCCGGTGTTCGACAAGCTGGATGCCCTGCTGGCCCACGCCCTGATGTCCGTGGGCGCGGTAAAGGCCGTGGAGGTGGGCGCGGGG
This DNA window, taken from Nitratidesulfovibrio sp., encodes the following:
- a CDS encoding aminotransferase class I/II-fold pyridoxal phosphate-dependent enzyme — encoded protein: MNQFPRMHRLPPYVFATVNELKMQLRRQNVDIVDLGMGNPDIPTPQHIVDKLVEASGKGVNHRYSVSRGIPNLRKAICDWYMRRFGVYLDPDTEAVATMGAKEGLSHLSLAMLSPGDVVFAPDPTYPIHTYAPIIAGADVRRIPIGRGRDFFEDLLVATRQTWPQPKLLFISYPHNPTCEIAAPEFFQKVVDFAKEHKIYVIHDFAYADLAFDGHMPPSFMQAEGAKDVGVEFFSMSKSYSMAGWRMGFCVGNRDLVYALTRIKSYLDYGHFQPIQIAATVALNGPQECVTEIVDTYRKRRDVLIEGLGRAGWVVPPPKGTMFVWAQIPEEFRAMGSVEFSKLLLKEAHVAVSPGLGFGAHGDDHVRFALIENEHRTKQAMKGIKKALSGRSCG
- the aroL gene encoding shikimate kinase AroL, encoding MNDDTRHTRRVYLVGPRASGKTTVGKALAARAGWNFEDTDATVTATAGMTVEQIVEREGWDGFRRRETEALRATLGRDGLVVATGGGMVLAEENRRLLREGGLVAYLCGSVDLLAGRLARDPLAAQRPSLTGRPIADEVAEVLAVREPLYRECARAVLDAGGDLRSLVERLVSLMEE
- a CDS encoding universal stress protein, whose product is MQIRKILVPVDGSDYSQRAAEYAADFAKLVGAEVVLLICRMSIPPILGQVAYDQARNSLVAQAEEVLEPCRRLLRERNVPFADRVLEGKVEVAIVDAADYERCDLIIMGSRGHSELEGLLLGSVTHRVLQMASCPVMVIR
- the aroC gene encoding chorismate synthase, whose translation is MSGNTFGRIFRLTTYGESHGPGLGGVVDGCPAGVPLDESIIQRELDLRRPGNASAGLAGTARKEPDTVRLLSGVFEGVTTGTPIGFHIANEDQRSRDYGDLAKLYRPGHADITYDAKYGLRDFRGGGRASGRETVSRVAGGAVALALLAMHDISVRAYTVEIGGVPADVVDPAGAQERMFFSPDPDVVPAWESLVHDVRAEGDTLGGIVQVEATGVPAGLGEPVFDKLDALLAHALMSVGAVKAVEVGAGLEAARLRGSENNDPIIPGGFHTNHAGGILGGISNGQPIVLRAAVKPIPSIAQEQITIDTNGRPAPIQVAGRHDICAIPRVVPVLKAMAALVLADSLLLQRRMG